Below is a window of Lacibacter sp. H407 DNA.
CAAACGCATCATGTGTACGGTCGAATGCACGGTGAAACGTTACACCCATCGGGTAGGCCAGGTCAACCAATATTGATGTTCGCTCCCGATCGACAGTGCCATCTGCGTTCAACAGACCGATCACTACACCATCGCATCCCAGTTGTTTGCAACTGATAATATCCTGTTTCATAGCTTCGAATTCATCGATGGAATACAGGAAATCACCGCCACGTGGACGTATCATCGGATAAAGGTCGATGCTTGTAAGTGCTCTTGCTTTTTTTATGAAACCATAGGAGGGTGTGGTGCCGCCTTCGCCCGGGTTATCGCATAATTCAATGCGGTGTGCACCTGCTGTTTGGATCAATGCGCAGGATTCTATTGTAAATGCGATCACTTCAAGTTGATAATTCATACGCACATATTTTACTACAAAAAGAAGAATAGTTTTTTAATTTCTGTCCATAAACTTTCGTAGGTCCAGTTGGGGCCGTCCCAAGGAGGATTGTAATGATAGGTAAGTCCGAGGTTGTAATAAATCAACAACGCTGCTATGCAAAGAAAGGAAATGAACAAGGCCTTCTTTTTTTCTATTGATGAAATAAGCGCAGCGAAAGGCAATGCCAGCAACGAATAAAACTCTACATACGATCGATGGCCGAATGCACCGCCAAACCACCAGGCCCACCAACTTGCAAACAGGTAGGTAGCTACTGCGATGATAAAAAGAATGATTCGTTCGGCATGTTTGTTCTCTTTACGTGCAGCCACCAAACCGATCAACGGAAAAAGAACGATCGGACTGTAAAGCAGCCAGCCGTTCCAAGGGTCGATCAATACTCTGATGAGTTTTGGTTCTTTCCAGTAAAGAAATGATTCATTGCCATACGACCATAGAAATGATTTGCCTGATACATGTTGCCAATATAAAACCTGCGGGATAAACGGAAGCAGAAACACGGCGATTGCAAGCAACAATCCTTTCAGGTTGCTTTGCAGAAATTGTTTTTTGTTGCTGCAATCTTTTGCCCATCTGTATAAGGGATATAACAGCACAATAATGTTTGTTGGCCTTGTTAAAATAATGAAGCCTGAAACAAGCCCCAGTAATA
It encodes the following:
- a CDS encoding copper homeostasis protein CutC — its product is MNYQLEVIAFTIESCALIQTAGAHRIELCDNPGEGGTTPSYGFIKKARALTSIDLYPMIRPRGGDFLYSIDEFEAMKQDIISCKQLGCDGVVIGLLNADGTVDRERTSILVDLAYPMGVTFHRAFDRTHDAFEALETLIDVGCERVLTSGLMPNVNGGKELLKQLVATANERIIIMPGSGVRYNNIAELAQFTGAVEFHTSARTTVASGMQYINEQMNEALTSVTVDSNEVIACLAALNKLNETNLQS